The DNA window CTGATGGTGAAGCCGCAGTTCGAGGTAGGCAAGGACCGGGTCGGTGCCGGGGGTGTGGTCCGTAGTACGGAGCTTCGCGGTCAAGCTGTTCGTTCGGTCGCGGGGAAAGCAGGGACCCTGGGGCTGGGGGTGGCCGACGCTGCGGCCAGCCCGCTTCCGGGTCCGTCGGGCAACGTCGAGTACTTCCTGTGGCTGCGTCGCGGGGCCGGTCCACTGGACGAGTCGCGTCTGCGGTCCACTCTCGGCGAGGGGCCCCAGTGACACGGCGGCGGCCGGGGGCCGCCAGTTCCCGAAGAACCCCCCGGAAGCCCGGCACACTGTATGTGAACGAGGCGAGGGGCTTCGGGAGGGCGGCGGCGGCGATAACGTCGAAACGAGGCACCGTGTGCGCGGGTGGGTGGCCCGGACCGCAGAACAACGGTGCCTTCGGGACCGCCACGAGCGCGAGGAGTTTACTGCCATGACCAGCGCGGGTCGGGATGACGGAACAACCACGTTCAGCAGCCCCAGTGACAGGAGCGTGCTGTTGCTGGTGCACACCGGTCGGCCCGCGGCCATGCGCAGTGCTGAGCTGGTTCACCACAGTCTGACCGAGGCCGGGCTGGTGGTGCGGATGCTGGCCAGCGAGGCGGACGAGCTCAAACGTGCCGGGTGCGCGTTGGAGCCGGTGGAGCTGGTGCGGGACCACGAGGCCGCGGACGGCGCTGAGGTGGTCATGGTGTTGGGGGGCGACGGTACGCTGCTGCGGGCGGCGGAGATCGCTCGGCCCGCAGGCGCCCCGCTTCTGGGAGTCAACCTGGGGCACGTCGGTTTTCTCGCCGAAGCCGAACGCGAGGATCTTTCCGCGACCGTGCACAGTGTCGTCGCGCGCGAGTACGAGGTCGAGGAGCGGATGACACTGGATATCGCCGTCTACAACGGCGGGCGTGACAGTGGTGTCCCCCCAGTGCGGACCTGGGCTCTGAACGAGGCCACGCTGGAGAAGGCGAGCGCACGCCGCATGCTGGACGCGGTGCTGGAAATCGACGGGCGCCCCCTGTCCCGGTGGGGATGCGACGGAGTGGTGTGTGCCACCCCCACCGGTTCCACCGCGCACGCCTTCTCCGCTGGCGGCCCCATCGTGTGGCCGGAGGTGGAGGCGCTCATGGTCGTACCGATCAGTGCGCACTCGTTGTTCGCCAGGCCCATTGTCGTTTCTCCCGAGGCGAGTATCGCGCTTGAGGTGGTCCCGGAGACCACGGAGGGTGTGCTCTGGTGCGACGGGCGTCGTATGGTCGAGTTGCCCGCGGGAGCACGCGTCGAGGTGAAGCGCGCGGAGACACCGGTGCGTCTGGCTCGCCTGCAGCAGGCACCGTTCACTGACCGGCTTGTCGCCAAGTTCGGTCTTCCCGTTCTGGGATGGCGCGGACGCGCCGAACGTGACCAGGAGTGAGCCGGGACGGATTTCCGGTCCGCGGGCGGCCGGCCCCACGCGGGAGAGGCCGGTACCGGTGTGTGACACGCGCTGCGGAGAGGGAGGCGCTCCGTGGTGCGGCCGCGGTACGGCTCCCCTACCGGAGCGCCCGTGAGAGCCCTCCGGTGTTTCGGAGGGCATCGGATCCGGTTCGTGCGCGGCTGGCGACAAGGGTCCACGACGCTTCCTGGGAAACGTTCCGCCGGTTACTGTCGGAAAAGTGCGGTTGGTGGGGGCACGCCCCCGTGGCCACACGGCCCGTGGGTTCCACCAGCCAGAGGTGGCGCACGCGCGGCTACGGCGACGGGACCGCACCGTGGCCCGCAGGTACCTGGCGGTGCCCACGCGACGTGGCCCACGGCAGGGGTGCGAATGCCGCTGCTAATATCCTCGCCGCTGGGCGGGCGGAGAGGCGAAACGCTTGCGGATGCGGTGCGGGCCGCGGGGCGGCCGCCGCAGAAGCAGGAAGCAGCGGGAACCCGAAAGGAAGTACCGTCCTCCCGGCGGCAGGAACCGTGGGAAGGATCTTCGCCGTTCGCGGCGGAGAGCACGTCGACTGTAAGTGAACAGTGGCGTTCACTGCCGACAGGCACACGCCGAGGACGAAGCGGCAATCACCGGTGGAAGCGGGAGAGAGTTCGGTGCTCGAAGAAGTCCGTATCAAGGGTCTCGGGGTCATCGACGACGCCATGCTGGAGCTGTCGCCGGGGCTGACGGTTGTTACCGGTGAAACCGGTGCGGGGAAGACCATGGTGGTGACAGGGCTGGGACTGCTGTTCGGCGGCCGTGCTGATCCGCAACGAGTGCGCCCCGGTGCGGAACGCGCCCTCGTCGAGGGGCGTATCACACTCCCGGAGGAGAGCCGGGTCACGGAGCGCGTTTCCGAGGCCGGGGGGGAGCTCGACGAGGGAGCACTGATCCTCACCCGTTCGGTGTCGGCGGAGGGCCGTTCCCGGGCCTCCGCGGGCGGGCGCTCCGCCCCCGTGAGCCTGCTCGCCAGCCTCGCGGACGACCTCGTCGCCACACACGGCCAGTCCGACCAGCACCGTCTGCTGCGCACGGAGCGGCAGCGCGCTGCTCTCGACCGCTACGCCGGAGAGGCGCTCACCAGGACACTCAACTCCTACGCCGCTGCCTACCGTCGGCACCGTGAGGTCTCCGAGGAACTGGAGGAGCTGACCAGCCGCGCGCGCGACCGCGAGCAGGAGGCCGACATGCTGCGGTTCGGTGTCGAGGAGATCGCTGACGCCGAGATCACCCCGGGCGAGGACGCGGAGCTGCTCGCGGAGGAGAACAGGCTCGCCCATGCCGACTCCCTGCGTGTCGCCGCTACCACCGCCAACCGGGCACTCACCGGGGACCCGGACGCCGATATGCAGGCCGACGCTGTGGGGCTGCTCGCTTCGGCACGCCATGCGTTGGCGGCGGTACGGGACCATGACACGTCATTGGCATCGGTGACCGACCGGCTGGACGAGGCCAGCCACGTCCTCGGTGACATCGCCACCGAGCTGGCCTCCTACGCCGACTCGATCGAGGCCGACCCCGCTCGGTTGGCTGCCGTCCAGGAGCGCAGGGCCCACCTTGCCCAACTGTCCCGTAAATACGGGGAGAGCAGTGACGATGTCCTCGCCTGGGCCGAGGACGCCGCCAAACGGCTCGCGGAGCTCGAGGGGGACGACGAGCGCATCGACGAGCTGCGCGATGAAGAGGAGGAGCTGCGTTCCAAACTGCTCGAGTTGGCTGACGAGCTGACCCGGATCCGCACCGAGACCGCCGAGACGTTCTCCGCCGCTGTCACCGAGGAACTCACCGCGTTGGCCATGCCCCACGCCCAGGTCAGTGTTCGGGTGACAGCCGGGGATGATTTCGGTCCCCACGGCCGGGACGAGGTCGAGATCCTGCTTGTCGCCCATCCCGGAGCTCCGCCGCTCCCGTTGCACAAAGGGGCCTCGGGGGGCGAGCTTTCCCGGGTGATGCTCGCGATCGAGGTCGTGTTCGCCGGTGCCGACCCCGTGCCCACCTTCGTCTTCGATGAGGTGGATGCCGGAGTCGGGGGGAAGGCGGCGGTCGAGGTCGGTCGTAGGCTCGCCCGTCTCGCCAGAGCGGCACAGGTGGTGGTCGTGACCCACCTTCCCCAGGTGGCCGCGTTCGCCGACGCTCACCTGGTCGTGGAGAAATCCGGGGCGGGAACCGTGACGGAGAGCGGCGTCACGCGTCTGGACCGGGCCGGCCGTACTCGGGAACTGTCCCGGATGCTGGCCGGGTTGGAGGACTCGGAGCTCGGCCAGGCCCACGCTGAGGAACTCCTGACGATCGCCGACACCGCTCGGGCGTCCTGACGGCGGTCCCCGTCGGGACGTGTCTCGCATGTGTGGTTCCATGGCATGATAGAAGAGTGTCACGAAGCTGCGACTGCGTGGACGCTGCGTGGCTCGTGAACGCATGGTGAGGGGAGTATCCCTTACACGGCGGTGTCGTCATCACGGATCGCGATAAGGCGAACCCGGTGCCGCCGGTCCATGGACGGTGCCGTGGCTGAGCCGTGGTGCTTCCGGGACGGGAGAGACCTCCGGTGCGAGACATGTCCGTTTGCGCATTACGGGCACGGCAACCGGAGGAGTGTATCCATGAACGTCCCGATGTGGGTGTGGCTTGTCACGGTCGGCGGGATGCTCGCCGTACTGATCGCCGATCTCGCCATCGTCGACCATCCGTGGAGCAAGAAGAGCGGGCCGCGTGAGTTCGGCATGCGTCAGGCCGCATGGTGGGCGGCCTTCTACATGGGGATAGCCCTGCTCTTCGGAGTCGGCCTGTGGTACGTGGGCGGCGGGACAGTGGCAGGGGAGTACTTCGCCGGCTTCATCACGGAGAAGAGCCTCAGCGTCGACAACCTCTTCGTGTTCTACCTGATCATGGGTAGTTTCGCCGTCCCGAAGAAGTACCAGCACGAGGTGCTGCTGGTGGGGATCGTGATCGCCCTGGTCATGCGCGGTGCCTTCATCGCCGTGGGAGCGCAGGCGATCAACGCCTGGAGCGAGATCTTCTACCTGTTCGGCGCGTTCCTCATATACACGGCGGTCAAGATCGTCCGCGACCACGTCTCGCGTGACTCCGACGAGGACTACTCGGACAGCTTCGCCGTGCGCATGGTACGGAAGGTCTGGCCGGTCACCGAGGAGTACCACGGCCCGCGCCTCACGGTGCGCCAGGGGGGGCGGCGCTACGTGACCCCGATGCTCATGGTCATCGTGGCGATCGGTGTCACCGACCTCGTCTTCGCCATCGACTCCATCCCGGCCATCTTCGGACTGACGCAGAACGCCTACATCGTCTTCACCGCCAACGCGTTCGCCCTGCTGGGGCTGCGCCAGCTGTACTTCCTGCTGGCAGGGCTGATGGACCGGCTGGCCTACATCAGTTGGGGCCTGGCCGCCATCATGGTCTTCATCGGGATCAAGATGATCCTGCACGCCCTGCACGAGAACGGTGTCGAGGTCGTGGAGGTCACGACCTCCCTCTCCCTCTCGGTCATCATCGGCGTGATGACTGTCACCGTGGTGGCCAGTCTGCTGACCTCCCGTCCGACACCGCGCGCGGAAGCTGTTCCCCAGGAGCGGGAAGAGTCCGGAGAGTAGCCCGGTATCGAACGAGTGTTCGTATATAGTGGTGGCATCCGCGGGGGTCTCGCGGATGGGCGCGCGCTGGAAGATTCCGCGTCCGTGAGTGGTTATCGTCAGAGGGTTGACGCCGCGCGACGACCGGTGTCCGAACAGTGTTTCGATCCGCCCTGGGTGCGGCGGCCGTATTTCCGCGCGGCAAGCAGATAAGAGTCCTGGTGCGTCTGTTGCGCGCCGGTGCCGAAGGGGCTGATGGCACGTATGGCCGAGGAACTGGTGATCCGGGGGGCCCGGGAACACAACCTCAAGGACGTTTCGTTGGACCTGCCGCGCAACGCGATGATCGTGTTCACGGGGTTGTCCGGGTCGGGGAAGTCCTCCCTGGCGTTCGACACCATCTTCGCCGAGGGGCAGCGGCGTTATGTCGAGTCGCTCTCCGCCTACGCCCGACAGTTCCTCGGTCAGATGGACAAACCGGACGTGGACTTCATCGAAGGGCTGTCCCCCGCGGTCTCCATCGACCAGAAGTCGACCAGCCGCAACCCCCGGTCGACGGTCGGCACCATCACCGAGGTGTACGACTACCTGCGCCTGCTGTGGTCGCGTATCGGAGTGCCGCACTGCCCCGACTGCGGACGGGAGATCGCTCGACAGACACCCCAGCAGATCGTCGACCGTGTACTGGAGTTCGCCGAGGGGACCCGCTTCCAGGTGCTCGCCCCGGTCGTACGGGGGCGTAAGGGCGAGTACGCCGAACTGTTCAAGGACCTGCAGACCAAGGGCTACACCCGAGCCGTCGTTGACGGTTCCCAGGTGCGGTTGGAGGAGGCCCCCGTTCTCAGGAAGTACGAGAAGCACGACATCTCCGTGGTCGTGGACCGGCTCACGGTCAAGGAGTCGGCGCAGAAACGCCTCACCGACTCCGTGGAGACGGCACTGGGCCTGTCCTCCGGAACCATCGTGCTGGACTTCGTCGACCTTCCCGAGGAGGATCCGGGCAGGCAGAAGGTCTTCTCCGAACACCTGTACTGCCCCTACGACGACCTCTCCTTCGAGGAGCTCGAACCGCGGTCGTTCTCGTTCAACTCGCCCTACGGCGCCTGTCCCGACTGCGCCGGCCTGGGCACCCGGATGGAGGTCGACCCCGAACTCGTCGTTCCGGACCCGGAGAAGACGCTGGCGGACGGCGCGATCGCGCCGTGGTCCTCGGGGCACGGCAGGGAGTACTTCGGCCGGCTGATGCAGGCGGTCGGGGACGCCATCGGGTTCGACCTGGACACGCCGTGGGAGCGTCTCCCCAAAGCGGGACGGAAGGCGATCCTCGACGGTCACGACACGCAGGTGCACGTGCGCTACCGGAACCGTTTCGGGCGCACCCGCGCCTACTACACGAGCTTCGAAGGCGTGATCCCCTGGGTCAAACGGCGCTACGCCGAGAGTGAGAGCGACACCAGCAGGGAGCGGTTGGAAGGGTACATGCGTACCGTGCCGTGCCCCGGCTGCGCGGGACGCCGCCTCAAGCCGGTCGTGCTCGCCGTCACGGTGGGAGGCGCCTCGATCGCCGACGTCTGCTCGCTGCCGCTGGACGAGTGCGCCCAGTTCCTGCGCGACCTGCAACTCAGCGATCGGGACCGGATGATCGCCTCCCAGGTGCTCAAGGAGATCAACGCCCGTCTGGGATTCCTCCTGGACGTGGGGTTGCACTATCTCAACCTGGAGCGGCCGGCCGGGTCGCTCTCCGGCGGAGAGGCGCAACGTATCCGGTTGGCGACCCAGATCGGTTCGGGACTGGTCGGAGTCCTCTACGTGTTGGACGAACCGTCGATCGGACTGCACCAGCGGGACAACATCCGCCTGCTCGACACGCTGCGCCGGTTGCGTGACCTCGGGAACACGCTGATCGTGGTGGAACACGACGAGGAGACCATCCGGTCCTCCGACTGGGCGGTGGACATCGGTCCCGGAGCGGGGGAACACGGTGGAGACGTCGTCGTGTCCGGGCCGGTGGACGAGCTGCTCTCCGACAGCACCTCCCTCACCGGCCAGTACCTCACAGGCAAGCGGGAGATCGAGGTTCCCTCCTCCCGGCGTCCCACGGCCAAGGGCAAGGAACTCGTCGTGAAGGGCGCGCGGGAGAACAACCTGCACGACATCGACGTCGCGTTCCCCCTCGGAGTCCTGACCGCCATCACCGGTGTCTCCGGTTCCGGCAAGTCCACTCTCGTCAACGAGATCCTGTACAAGGCCCTCGCGAAGGAGCTACAGGGGGCGGGCTCGGTCCCGGGGCGGCACACCAGGGTGAACGGGGTGAACCAGATCGACAAGATCGTGCATGTCGACCAGAGCCCGATCGGCCGTACCCCGCGGTCCAACCCGGCCACGTACTGCGGTGTCTTCGACCACATCCGCAAGCTGTTCGCGCAGACCAACGAAGCGAAGGTACGCGGTTACCAGCCCGGCCGGTTCTCCTTCAACATCAAGGGAGGACGGTGCGAGGCGTGCGCGGGCGACGGCACGATCCGGATCGAGATGCAGTTCCTACCGGACGTCCACGTTCCCTGTGAGGTCTGCAACGGTGCCCGGTACAACCGAGAGACCCTCGACGTGCACTACAAGGGCAAGAACATCGCGGATGTGCTGAACATGCCCGTCGAGGAGGCACTGGAGTTCTTCGAGCCCATATCGGCGGTGCGTAGGCACCTGCAGACCCTCTATGACGTCGGTCTGGGATACGTACGGCTCGGCCAGCCGGCGACCACCCTCTCCGGCGGTGAGGCGCAGCGGGTGAAACTCGCCTCGGAGCTGCAGCGCCGCTCCACCGGACGTACCGTCTACGTGCTGGACGAACCGACCACGGGACTGCACTTCGAGGACATACGCAAGTTGCTCGGGGTGCTGGACCGGTTGGCGGACGGTGGCAACACAGTGATGGTCATCGAGCACAACCTCGACGTCATCAAGACCGCCGACCACATCATAGACATGGGACCCGAGGGCGGGAAGGCCGGCGGTTCCGTCGTGGCCTCCGGAACCCCGGAAGAGGTGGCCAGGGTCGCCGAGTCCTACACGGGGCAGTTCCTGGCCCCGATGCTGTGAGGCGGCTGCTGGTCCGCCGCGTGGCAGGGAGGGGAGCACCGTGGGGTCCCCGGCACGGGCGCCAGCGGGTACCCCACGGGAAACAGGACGGAATACCCTCGTGTCAGAACCGTCGCGGGATCGCGCGGGGTCCCCGGTTCCGACAACGGCGACGTCCCAAGGACGGGGTGGTATGAACGCAGCAGACCAGCGGGGTGGCAGTCCTCCGCAGCCGCAGACCGCTCTGCTCCGGCGCGTCCTGGCGCGTTTCGTCGATCTGGTGATCTTCGCCGGCCTGGCCGCGCTGGTCAACGCGGTCATCGCACGCACGGTCCCCGGCGGGGACAGCGTCGACGCGACGGGGATGATGGAGCTCCCGGCGAGCCTCGTCCAGTCGTTGGTGGTGTTCACGCTCTACGTGGCCTACGAGGCCCTGTTCACCAGCGTGTACGGTGCGACCGTGGGCAAGCTCCTGGCCGGGGTGCGCGTTGTCGGCGCCACTGGCGGCCACCCCTCCCCACCGCCCATGCTCTCCCTGGTGAAACGGTCAGCCGTGCTGTTCCTCTCGGTACTACTGAACTTTGTCAGTGTCCTCAGCCTCCTGGGAGCGGGAGTGTCGATCTACGCTGTGGTCTCCGCGCTCATAGACCAGCCGCGGCACCGGGGGTTGCACGACAAGCTCGCGGACACCGCTGTGATCCGTTGGGAGAGGAACGCGGTACCGTCGTAGCCCGCTTCGGCCCGTGACATCCGTACAGCACCGCCGAACGGGTCTTCCCACGAGTTTCCCGACGCGCCAGGAGCACAGGAACGTGTCCTTCGAGAACCCCGATCCCAGGTCCGGTACCGCGGAAGGAGCGGCCGCTTCCCCCGGGACCCCTCACACCGGCGCGGACGCCGCCTGGCAGCCCGCCGCCGGCGCTGAGCAGTGGCAGGCCTCCGGCCAGCGGCAGCGGTTGGCATCGTGGCCGCAACGGGTGGCGGCGCGGTTGATCGACGGCGTGGTATTGGCCCTGCCGACGGTCCTGGTGGTCCTGCTCACGATGTTCCTG is part of the Haloactinospora alba genome and encodes:
- a CDS encoding NAD kinase, whose amino-acid sequence is MTSAGRDDGTTTFSSPSDRSVLLLVHTGRPAAMRSAELVHHSLTEAGLVVRMLASEADELKRAGCALEPVELVRDHEAADGAEVVMVLGGDGTLLRAAEIARPAGAPLLGVNLGHVGFLAEAEREDLSATVHSVVAREYEVEERMTLDIAVYNGGRDSGVPPVRTWALNEATLEKASARRMLDAVLEIDGRPLSRWGCDGVVCATPTGSTAHAFSAGGPIVWPEVEALMVVPISAHSLFARPIVVSPEASIALEVVPETTEGVLWCDGRRMVELPAGARVEVKRAETPVRLARLQQAPFTDRLVAKFGLPVLGWRGRAERDQE
- the recN gene encoding DNA repair protein RecN encodes the protein MLEEVRIKGLGVIDDAMLELSPGLTVVTGETGAGKTMVVTGLGLLFGGRADPQRVRPGAERALVEGRITLPEESRVTERVSEAGGELDEGALILTRSVSAEGRSRASAGGRSAPVSLLASLADDLVATHGQSDQHRLLRTERQRAALDRYAGEALTRTLNSYAAAYRRHREVSEELEELTSRARDREQEADMLRFGVEEIADAEITPGEDAELLAEENRLAHADSLRVAATTANRALTGDPDADMQADAVGLLASARHALAAVRDHDTSLASVTDRLDEASHVLGDIATELASYADSIEADPARLAAVQERRAHLAQLSRKYGESSDDVLAWAEDAAKRLAELEGDDERIDELRDEEEELRSKLLELADELTRIRTETAETFSAAVTEELTALAMPHAQVSVRVTAGDDFGPHGRDEVEILLVAHPGAPPLPLHKGASGGELSRVMLAIEVVFAGADPVPTFVFDEVDAGVGGKAAVEVGRRLARLARAAQVVVVTHLPQVAAFADAHLVVEKSGAGTVTESGVTRLDRAGRTRELSRMLAGLEDSELGQAHAEELLTIADTARAS
- a CDS encoding TerC family protein, producing MNVPMWVWLVTVGGMLAVLIADLAIVDHPWSKKSGPREFGMRQAAWWAAFYMGIALLFGVGLWYVGGGTVAGEYFAGFITEKSLSVDNLFVFYLIMGSFAVPKKYQHEVLLVGIVIALVMRGAFIAVGAQAINAWSEIFYLFGAFLIYTAVKIVRDHVSRDSDEDYSDSFAVRMVRKVWPVTEEYHGPRLTVRQGGRRYVTPMLMVIVAIGVTDLVFAIDSIPAIFGLTQNAYIVFTANAFALLGLRQLYFLLAGLMDRLAYISWGLAAIMVFIGIKMILHALHENGVEVVEVTTSLSLSVIIGVMTVTVVASLLTSRPTPRAEAVPQEREESGE
- the uvrA gene encoding excinuclease ABC subunit UvrA — translated: MAEELVIRGAREHNLKDVSLDLPRNAMIVFTGLSGSGKSSLAFDTIFAEGQRRYVESLSAYARQFLGQMDKPDVDFIEGLSPAVSIDQKSTSRNPRSTVGTITEVYDYLRLLWSRIGVPHCPDCGREIARQTPQQIVDRVLEFAEGTRFQVLAPVVRGRKGEYAELFKDLQTKGYTRAVVDGSQVRLEEAPVLRKYEKHDISVVVDRLTVKESAQKRLTDSVETALGLSSGTIVLDFVDLPEEDPGRQKVFSEHLYCPYDDLSFEELEPRSFSFNSPYGACPDCAGLGTRMEVDPELVVPDPEKTLADGAIAPWSSGHGREYFGRLMQAVGDAIGFDLDTPWERLPKAGRKAILDGHDTQVHVRYRNRFGRTRAYYTSFEGVIPWVKRRYAESESDTSRERLEGYMRTVPCPGCAGRRLKPVVLAVTVGGASIADVCSLPLDECAQFLRDLQLSDRDRMIASQVLKEINARLGFLLDVGLHYLNLERPAGSLSGGEAQRIRLATQIGSGLVGVLYVLDEPSIGLHQRDNIRLLDTLRRLRDLGNTLIVVEHDEETIRSSDWAVDIGPGAGEHGGDVVVSGPVDELLSDSTSLTGQYLTGKREIEVPSSRRPTAKGKELVVKGARENNLHDIDVAFPLGVLTAITGVSGSGKSTLVNEILYKALAKELQGAGSVPGRHTRVNGVNQIDKIVHVDQSPIGRTPRSNPATYCGVFDHIRKLFAQTNEAKVRGYQPGRFSFNIKGGRCEACAGDGTIRIEMQFLPDVHVPCEVCNGARYNRETLDVHYKGKNIADVLNMPVEEALEFFEPISAVRRHLQTLYDVGLGYVRLGQPATTLSGGEAQRVKLASELQRRSTGRTVYVLDEPTTGLHFEDIRKLLGVLDRLADGGNTVMVIEHNLDVIKTADHIIDMGPEGGKAGGSVVASGTPEEVARVAESYTGQFLAPML
- a CDS encoding RDD family protein, producing MNAADQRGGSPPQPQTALLRRVLARFVDLVIFAGLAALVNAVIARTVPGGDSVDATGMMELPASLVQSLVVFTLYVAYEALFTSVYGATVGKLLAGVRVVGATGGHPSPPPMLSLVKRSAVLFLSVLLNFVSVLSLLGAGVSIYAVVSALIDQPRHRGLHDKLADTAVIRWERNAVPS